One region of Bacillus pumilus genomic DNA includes:
- a CDS encoding LLM class flavin-dependent oxidoreductase, which produces MPSLHILDQVAIPKGQTAQETLIHTTQLAQLAETLGYERYWFAEHHSTRGLASTAPEILMAHIAAHTSTLRTGSGGILLPQYSPFKVAEVTRQLEALYPGRIEIGVGKSPGGIERTRLALTDGVHKDLSQFDRQLKDLLFYLSDSLPSGHPHAGVKASPLVDAHPPVWLLGLGENSAMQAAELGINYIFGHFIHPARGKQAFETYRSHFSPSVFSTQPHAMFAVFVICSETDEEAERIASSTDLWLLRVEKGLDSRVPSIEEASTYHYTSQEKKKVLLNRQRMIVGSKATVKEQLLILMERYQTDDIMILNNSFDPIEKQRSFKRIADLF; this is translated from the coding sequence ATGCCATCACTTCACATATTAGATCAAGTCGCTATTCCTAAAGGTCAGACAGCGCAAGAGACATTGATTCACACAACGCAGCTGGCTCAGCTTGCGGAAACGCTTGGATATGAGCGTTATTGGTTTGCTGAACACCACAGCACAAGAGGGCTCGCTAGTACAGCACCTGAAATATTAATGGCACATATTGCCGCTCATACATCGACCTTACGTACCGGGTCTGGCGGCATTTTACTTCCGCAGTACAGCCCCTTTAAAGTAGCAGAGGTCACCCGGCAGCTTGAGGCTCTGTATCCTGGACGAATTGAAATCGGTGTCGGTAAATCTCCGGGCGGGATTGAAAGGACGAGACTGGCTTTGACAGACGGCGTGCATAAAGACCTGTCTCAGTTTGACCGCCAGCTGAAGGATCTTCTATTTTACTTATCAGACAGCCTTCCTTCTGGGCACCCGCATGCAGGAGTCAAGGCTTCTCCGCTTGTTGATGCTCATCCGCCGGTTTGGCTGCTTGGTCTAGGAGAAAATAGCGCCATGCAGGCAGCGGAACTTGGGATCAACTATATTTTTGGTCACTTTATCCACCCTGCACGCGGCAAACAAGCATTTGAGACGTATCGGTCTCACTTTTCTCCATCTGTCTTTTCCACCCAGCCGCACGCTATGTTTGCCGTGTTTGTCATTTGTAGTGAAACCGATGAAGAGGCCGAACGGATCGCCAGCAGTACAGATTTATGGCTGCTGCGTGTTGAAAAAGGACTAGACAGCCGCGTACCTTCTATAGAAGAAGCCAGTACCTATCACTACACCTCGCAGGAAAAGAAAAAAGTGTTACTAAACCGCCAGCGGATGATCGTCGGCTCAAAGGCAACGGTGAAAGAGCAATTACTTATATTGATGGAACGCTATCAAACGGATGACATCATGATTCTAAACAATTCATTTGATCCGATCGAAAAACAGCGCTCCTTCAAACGAATCGCCGATTTATTTTGA
- a CDS encoding acyltransferase family protein, whose protein sequence is MNKRLEWVDAAKGIGILLVVMAHVPIPDSFKQFIYSFHMPLFFLLSGMMFRSSSRPALSFIQKKAKSLLLPYLYFSIITYVFWFTVTRFFAFKGQTDIDPFVPFTGIFISNADEARLTHNPAIWFLTTLFLVEMIFFFMHRLTKGKPAVLILLTVLFGGAGYASTLLLDQSLPWNANVALTAVVFYSIGFLAKQWFVELKTDPTLLLCTGLLVLTAYMQSFNSRVDMRVNDYGDLFLFYACALLGSAAVIYLSFKFKTSPILTYLGRNSIVILVLQFAGIDIMKAFVYYGLGINIADTAQLSWTLFYTIGTLLLMVPCISFLSKYPILLGKPAKAAHRYEQKTSAG, encoded by the coding sequence ATGAATAAGAGACTCGAATGGGTCGATGCGGCTAAAGGGATCGGTATTCTACTCGTGGTCATGGCGCATGTGCCCATTCCAGATTCGTTCAAGCAATTCATTTACTCTTTTCATATGCCGCTTTTCTTTTTACTATCCGGCATGATGTTTCGATCATCCTCACGCCCTGCTCTGTCATTTATTCAGAAGAAAGCCAAGAGCTTACTCTTGCCCTATCTCTATTTCTCCATTATTACGTATGTTTTTTGGTTCACCGTTACTCGTTTTTTTGCCTTTAAGGGACAAACGGATATTGACCCTTTCGTTCCGTTTACAGGTATTTTTATATCCAATGCAGATGAAGCTAGACTCACGCATAACCCAGCCATCTGGTTTTTAACGACACTCTTTTTAGTGGAAATGATCTTTTTCTTTATGCACCGTCTGACAAAAGGGAAACCTGCTGTCTTGATCTTACTGACCGTCCTTTTCGGAGGTGCTGGATATGCCTCAACCTTGCTTTTAGACCAAAGTCTGCCGTGGAATGCCAATGTCGCCTTGACGGCTGTTGTGTTTTATTCAATCGGATTTTTGGCAAAGCAATGGTTTGTGGAATTAAAAACAGACCCAACCCTTCTTCTATGTACAGGCCTGCTTGTACTGACGGCTTACATGCAAAGCTTTAATTCGCGTGTCGATATGCGCGTGAACGACTATGGTGATCTCTTTCTTTTCTATGCATGTGCACTGCTCGGTTCAGCTGCCGTGATTTATTTAAGCTTTAAATTCAAAACGTCCCCTATTTTGACGTATCTCGGACGAAATTCCATTGTTATTCTTGTCTTGCAATTTGCCGGCATCGATATCATGAAAGCATTTGTTTATTATGGGCTTGGCATCAATATTGCAGATACAGCGCAGCTCTCTTGGACTCTCTTTTACACGATCGGAACATTGCTGCTTATGGTGCCATGTATCTCCTTCCTAAGCAAATACCCGATACTACTCGGCAAACCAGCCAAAGCCGCACACCGCTACGAACAAAAAACATCCGCCGGCTAA
- a CDS encoding ATP-binding cassette domain-containing protein, translated as MITLSDCSCWFKDKKKVVKAMKHMTFSVKEGEVVGILGENGAGKTTLLRAVATLLEPTHGSVTVAGFDTVKESTEVKKRIGVLFGGETGLYDRLTARENLEYFGKLYGLDQHEIKARIEDLAKRFGMRQYMDRKVKGFSRGMKQKVAIARTLIHDPDIILFDEPTTGLDITSSNIFRDFIHQLKQQNKTILFSSHIMEEVSQLCDSVMMIHQGELVYKGTLPELYTQEQSDDLNYIFMSKLARGIS; from the coding sequence ATGATTACTCTCAGCGATTGCAGCTGCTGGTTTAAAGATAAGAAAAAAGTCGTGAAAGCGATGAAACATATGACGTTCTCCGTGAAGGAAGGGGAAGTCGTTGGCATCCTAGGAGAAAATGGTGCAGGGAAAACCACGTTATTACGCGCCGTAGCCACATTGTTAGAACCTACGCACGGATCAGTCACTGTCGCAGGCTTTGATACGGTGAAAGAATCAACGGAAGTGAAAAAGCGAATTGGTGTCTTGTTTGGCGGTGAGACAGGGCTTTACGATCGTTTGACGGCACGAGAAAACCTTGAATACTTTGGCAAATTGTATGGCTTAGATCAGCATGAAATCAAAGCAAGAATAGAGGATTTGGCAAAGCGTTTTGGGATGAGACAATATATGGATCGAAAGGTGAAAGGATTCTCAAGAGGAATGAAACAAAAGGTGGCGATTGCCAGAACCTTGATTCATGATCCTGACATTATTTTATTTGATGAGCCGACAACAGGCTTGGATATTACATCAAGTAATATTTTCAGAGACTTTATTCATCAGCTCAAGCAGCAAAATAAAACCATCCTTTTTTCAAGCCACATCATGGAAGAAGTCAGCCAGCTTTGTGACAGTGTCATGATGATTCATCAAGGAGAGCTTGTGTATAAAGGGACACTTCCAGAATTATATACACAGGAACAAAGTGATGACTTGAACTATATCTTTATGTCGAAGCTCGCTAGGGGGATTTCATAA
- a CDS encoding glucose 1-dehydrogenase, whose amino-acid sequence MYQDLKGKTAIVTGSSKGIGQAIALRFGQEQMNVVVNYKGDEEGAEETVQAIQQRGGRAVKVHADVSKEEGIQSIMDTALEHFGTVDVFVNNSGFNGEEAMPHEMTLKQWQKVIDVNITGAFLGAKAAIAYMMEHDIKGSILNISSVHQEIPRPFNVHYSTSKGGMNMMTKTLALDYAEAGIRINAIAPGTMATESNDDLQDEQKKQKQLEKIPMRAFGEPKEIGSAAAFLVSKEASYITGTTLFVDGGMTLYPSQIND is encoded by the coding sequence ATGTATCAAGATTTAAAAGGGAAAACAGCCATTGTCACAGGTTCTTCAAAAGGAATCGGACAAGCCATCGCATTACGATTTGGACAAGAGCAGATGAATGTGGTTGTGAACTATAAAGGTGATGAAGAGGGTGCTGAAGAAACGGTCCAAGCCATTCAGCAGCGCGGAGGTAGGGCGGTGAAAGTACACGCAGATGTCTCCAAAGAGGAAGGAATTCAATCCATCATGGATACAGCACTGGAGCATTTCGGAACAGTCGATGTGTTCGTCAATAATTCAGGCTTTAATGGTGAAGAAGCGATGCCGCATGAGATGACGCTCAAGCAATGGCAAAAAGTCATTGATGTCAATATCACAGGCGCCTTTTTAGGGGCAAAGGCCGCAATTGCCTATATGATGGAGCATGACATCAAAGGGTCTATTTTAAATATATCCAGTGTCCATCAGGAAATACCGCGCCCGTTCAATGTTCACTATTCCACTTCCAAAGGCGGAATGAACATGATGACAAAAACGCTGGCTCTTGATTATGCAGAAGCAGGGATTCGGATCAATGCAATTGCACCAGGTACAATGGCGACCGAATCGAATGATGATTTGCAGGATGAACAGAAAAAACAAAAGCAGCTTGAAAAGATTCCGATGAGAGCATTTGGTGAACCGAAGGAGATTGGGTCCGCTGCTGCATTCCTCGTATCTAAGGAAGCTTCGTATATCACAGGCACCACTTTATTTGTAGATGGAGGAATGACGCTTTACCCTTCTCAAATCAATGATTAA
- a CDS encoding sensor histidine kinase: protein MNAFYLGFRMYALIWLGLAFHAAAEAILPLSSGVLWLLTFCVICLYTFFIYKRFLPQVSGYVMLGAFVLFTCAGLSLFLTQGNGLSSLLVLIIIMTTDILSLKMMQTEKRLNGRLQELINAESRTNELLLELRSKHHETARHLNAFSASNDEHEIKDLIQQYVKHFPWMKGENAYLASTLHSFFQRAEKEDIDLSLDLQAPFSSLPFSKADQVSFTGNLLDNALDAAIEAKQAGKEGSISITTSIRSGLFLIHCENSTKGMEKHVLDHLFKNFGRSTKGGDHQGMGTYIIHQLVEKADGTLDFTYRSPHLRLVIKIPLTMS from the coding sequence GTGAACGCTTTCTATCTTGGATTCCGCATGTATGCTCTCATATGGCTAGGTCTTGCGTTTCATGCAGCTGCTGAAGCTATTCTGCCGCTATCATCAGGAGTGCTGTGGCTCCTCACTTTTTGTGTGATTTGTCTTTATACATTTTTCATATACAAAAGGTTTTTGCCTCAGGTGAGTGGTTATGTGATGTTGGGCGCTTTTGTGCTCTTTACCTGTGCAGGTCTTTCCCTTTTTCTGACGCAAGGAAATGGATTGAGCTCTCTTTTAGTTTTGATCATCATCATGACAACAGATATCCTTTCATTGAAGATGATGCAGACGGAGAAACGATTAAACGGGCGGCTTCAAGAGCTGATCAATGCAGAATCAAGAACCAATGAATTGCTGCTTGAGCTGCGCAGTAAACATCATGAAACAGCTAGACATTTAAATGCCTTTTCCGCGTCGAACGACGAGCACGAGATCAAGGATTTGATTCAGCAATACGTAAAACATTTCCCTTGGATGAAAGGAGAAAATGCCTATTTGGCCTCAACCCTGCATTCCTTTTTCCAACGGGCTGAAAAAGAGGACATCGACCTTTCTCTAGACCTTCAAGCGCCTTTTTCATCGCTTCCCTTTTCTAAGGCGGATCAGGTTAGTTTCACTGGAAACTTACTTGATAATGCCCTAGACGCAGCGATTGAAGCGAAGCAAGCCGGGAAAGAGGGCAGCATCTCGATTACGACCTCTATTCGGAGCGGGCTCTTTTTAATCCATTGTGAGAACAGCACAAAAGGAATGGAAAAACACGTGTTAGACCATTTGTTTAAAAACTTTGGCCGCTCGACAAAAGGCGGGGATCATCAAGGAATGGGCACGTATATCATTCATCAGCTTGTTGAAAAGGCAGACGGTACTCTTGATTTCACTTACCGTTCTCCACATTTGCGGCTTGTCATCAAAATCCCTCTCACGATGTCATAA
- a CDS encoding cell wall hydrolase, giving the protein MAVVRATSSDIDLMARLLRAEAEGEGKQGMLLVGNVGINRLRANCSDFKGLRTIPQMIYQEHAFEAVTHGYFYQRARETEKTLARRNINGERFWPAKFSLWYFKPPGNCPPTWYNQPFVARYKSHCFYQPTAETCENVYNTF; this is encoded by the coding sequence ATGGCAGTGGTAAGAGCGACAAGCTCTGATATTGACCTCATGGCCAGACTGCTGAGAGCGGAGGCAGAAGGTGAAGGGAAGCAAGGGATGCTGCTTGTAGGAAATGTGGGCATCAACCGGTTGCGTGCCAACTGCTCTGACTTTAAAGGGCTGCGTACGATTCCACAAATGATTTATCAGGAGCATGCATTTGAAGCAGTCACGCATGGTTATTTTTATCAACGAGCACGAGAAACAGAAAAAACACTTGCACGGAGGAATATTAACGGAGAACGATTTTGGCCAGCAAAATTCAGCCTTTGGTATTTTAAGCCGCCTGGTAATTGTCCACCGACATGGTACAATCAGCCGTTTGTGGCAAGGTATAAGTCTCATTGCTTTTATCAGCCAACCGCTGAAACTTGTGAAAATGTCTATAACACCTTTTAG
- a CDS encoding ABC transporter permease: protein MWKTVFLKEMTDALRDRKTLLLTVLIPLLTMLGLVFFYESMIADPGDETYTVAVNEKLPTEMNQMIKEVKNLTLETFDDPQQAVKDGKANAYLEMPKEADDMLQHQQSFAIKIHGYTTDDDSVITVQMLQSLLEQYQNQVVEKRLAADQINTSVVHPFQVQAVDVEEGDEGENGMTSMLLSILLPMILVTSVISGALPAALDIVAGEKDRKSIEALFLTPASRLQILIGKWLAVSMFGILSGIVAIGMLLLSTLLFTEKLKQALNFGDQMWSIIGVMFAALIIFSFMVSMIELLLSVVSSSVKEAQSYMSMIITLGVIPMFFTMRAGATQLDTYYFAVPFLNIHALCKQLMFGIIDPMAVTLTLGSSALAVVILFVIVRSLFMKEKWMLAK from the coding sequence ATGTGGAAAACCGTATTCTTAAAAGAAATGACAGATGCGCTAAGAGACCGAAAAACGCTACTCTTAACAGTGCTGATTCCTCTTTTGACGATGCTTGGACTGGTGTTCTTTTATGAAAGCATGATTGCAGATCCAGGAGATGAAACCTATACGGTCGCAGTGAATGAAAAGCTTCCAACTGAAATGAATCAAATGATCAAAGAGGTTAAAAACCTCACACTTGAAACATTTGATGACCCGCAGCAAGCTGTCAAAGATGGAAAGGCGAATGCTTATCTGGAAATGCCGAAAGAGGCAGACGACATGCTTCAGCATCAACAATCATTTGCGATTAAAATTCATGGGTACACAACAGATGATGATTCGGTGATAACGGTTCAAATGCTGCAATCCTTACTGGAGCAGTATCAAAACCAAGTCGTAGAAAAGCGTTTAGCCGCTGATCAAATCAATACGTCTGTTGTTCATCCATTTCAGGTGCAGGCTGTTGATGTAGAAGAGGGCGATGAAGGAGAAAATGGCATGACCTCTATGCTTTTGTCGATTCTCCTTCCGATGATTTTGGTGACCTCCGTCATCTCAGGTGCTTTGCCAGCTGCTCTTGATATTGTAGCGGGTGAAAAAGACCGAAAATCCATTGAAGCGTTGTTCCTGACACCTGCCAGCAGACTCCAAATTCTCATCGGAAAATGGCTGGCTGTCTCCATGTTCGGGATTTTAAGTGGAATTGTGGCGATCGGCATGCTGCTTTTATCCACGCTGCTCTTTACAGAAAAGCTAAAACAAGCACTGAACTTTGGTGATCAAATGTGGAGTATTATCGGTGTCATGTTTGCGGCGCTCATCATCTTCTCCTTCATGGTATCGATGATTGAACTGCTACTCAGTGTCGTTTCAAGCTCAGTGAAAGAAGCGCAATCGTACATGTCCATGATCATTACATTAGGTGTGATCCCAATGTTCTTTACCATGAGAGCAGGTGCTACGCAGCTAGATACGTATTACTTTGCTGTCCCATTCCTCAATATTCATGCGCTCTGTAAGCAATTGATGTTTGGAATCATTGATCCGATGGCCGTCACTCTGACACTCGGCTCCTCAGCCCTCGCAGTCGTCATCTTGTTTGTCATCGTGAGAAGCTTGTTTATGAAAGAAAAATGGATGCTTGCAAAATAA
- a CDS encoding DUF4352 domain-containing protein → MNLKKISALLMISFVMIISAACQSSAKSSNTDQKSTKTAEVKVDSYEYTLPEDSTTTLRDNELVLKINLTITNKGDKALSLYSSDFSLYQDDAKVSDLKFYGSKDRLDLGSLNKGKSQSGALYFLVDKGKKYQFVYQDSIKKNSDSIEIDLDGNKILDTAKKLDNPAKALSAYTDIIVFDKKNDQFADLTGDNQSDVVNKYHDMFVKDFKRSAGMYGNEVSDRDILSMYKRIQDTMKDKTKVETSVKTISNDEAKVVAQVTGIDASNLKDKLDKQRDEFYNGKIRSKEELYKKSLNLYASEFEKLPPVSSPAEYEVKMKRNGDGQWKIDLNDYNTSQYMSGFIKTR, encoded by the coding sequence GTGAATCTTAAAAAAATAAGTGCACTCCTCATGATTTCGTTCGTGATGATCATCTCTGCAGCTTGCCAGAGCTCAGCAAAATCAAGCAACACTGATCAAAAATCAACAAAAACAGCAGAGGTAAAAGTCGATAGCTACGAATATACGTTACCAGAAGACTCAACAACTACGCTAAGAGACAATGAATTGGTGCTAAAAATCAACCTGACGATTACAAACAAAGGTGACAAAGCTCTATCATTATATAGCTCTGACTTCTCCCTTTATCAGGACGATGCCAAAGTATCTGATTTAAAATTTTACGGCAGTAAAGACCGTCTTGACCTTGGTTCATTGAACAAAGGAAAATCACAATCAGGTGCTCTTTATTTCCTAGTAGACAAAGGGAAAAAATATCAGTTCGTGTACCAAGACAGCATCAAGAAAAACAGTGATTCGATCGAAATCGACCTAGATGGAAACAAAATACTGGATACAGCGAAAAAGCTGGATAACCCTGCAAAAGCGCTATCCGCTTATACGGATATCATTGTATTTGACAAAAAGAACGATCAATTTGCAGATTTAACAGGTGACAACCAATCCGATGTCGTGAATAAATACCACGACATGTTCGTAAAAGACTTCAAAAGAAGCGCTGGGATGTACGGCAATGAAGTAAGTGACCGTGATATCCTGTCTATGTACAAACGGATTCAAGACACCATGAAGGATAAAACCAAAGTAGAAACAAGTGTAAAAACCATCTCTAATGACGAGGCGAAGGTTGTCGCTCAAGTAACAGGCATTGATGCTTCTAACTTAAAAGACAAGCTGGACAAGCAAAGAGACGAGTTTTACAACGGCAAGATCCGCTCTAAAGAAGAATTGTATAAGAAAAGCTTAAACTTGTACGCATCTGAATTCGAAAAGCTTCCTCCAGTCTCCAGCCCGGCTGAATACGAAGTGAAAATGAAACGTAATGGGGATGGTCAGTGGAAAATTGACCTTAACGATTACAATACATCGCAGTACATGAGCGGTTTTATTAAAACAAGATAA
- a CDS encoding TerD family protein: MAITLEKGQRIDLTKGKAGLTNILVGLGWDPVSQGGGFLGKLFGGGGGADIDCDASVLMLKNDKFTENKDLIYFGNLKSKCGSVEHTGDNLTGEGDGDDEQVLVNLSKVPGNVNKLVFVVNIYDALRRNQHFGMIQNAYIRIVDRSNNQELVKYNLKDEYEGKTSLIVGELYRHENEWKFAAVGDGTNDAKLADITRNYI, from the coding sequence TTGGCGATTACATTAGAAAAAGGTCAACGTATTGATTTAACAAAAGGGAAGGCAGGACTAACGAATATTCTAGTTGGACTTGGCTGGGACCCTGTATCACAAGGCGGCGGATTTTTAGGAAAGCTGTTTGGCGGCGGAGGCGGCGCTGATATTGATTGTGATGCTTCAGTGCTCATGCTGAAAAATGATAAGTTTACGGAAAATAAAGATTTGATTTATTTTGGCAACTTGAAAAGCAAATGCGGCAGTGTCGAGCATACAGGCGACAACCTGACTGGTGAAGGAGACGGAGATGATGAACAAGTCCTCGTCAACTTGAGCAAGGTGCCGGGCAATGTGAATAAATTGGTGTTTGTTGTGAACATCTATGATGCACTAAGAAGAAATCAACACTTTGGTATGATTCAAAATGCGTACATTCGCATCGTTGATCGTTCAAACAATCAAGAATTAGTGAAGTATAATTTAAAAGATGAGTATGAAGGGAAAACATCATTAATCGTCGGAGAGCTTTATCGTCATGAGAATGAGTGGAAGTTTGCGGCTGTTGGGGACGGTACAAATGATGCGAAGCTTGCCGATATTACGAGAAACTACATTTAA
- a CDS encoding DUF4352 domain-containing protein: MFKKKLSLFLLILCVTVVAAACSGGKEKSAAKEKDTKSLDAAEVKVESAEYTLPPQYDTSVQDDQYVLKVNVSVKNISKEPLNVDKSNFTLYQDDSQVSTISPDDYNEVLSSSSLNADKVSKGGLFFVVDKDKDYQLVYNEPGSGSKKDDKTLEFDIKGKDLMKKADTLQASAKALSSYIDVMIFGKNNDEFEKLTGDNKSTVVNQFDKSFKQGYITSSGISSSSAKDENLDKLLKAVKETLAEKSKVSTKTKAISGDKAVVTVTLTPIDASPLVDRLKEKATEFYSKNRSASYDEAQKYLLSIYPEEFKKLGPSSSEETVEVNMKKNDIDQWKLDLNDYKTSSLVEKFIKN; this comes from the coding sequence ATGTTTAAAAAGAAATTATCCCTGTTTCTTCTGATCTTATGTGTCACTGTTGTCGCTGCTGCTTGTAGTGGTGGAAAAGAAAAGTCAGCTGCAAAGGAAAAAGATACAAAATCTCTTGATGCAGCAGAGGTAAAGGTAGAAAGTGCTGAGTACACATTACCACCTCAATACGATACATCTGTACAGGATGATCAGTATGTACTAAAAGTGAACGTATCTGTAAAAAATATCAGCAAAGAGCCTCTAAATGTTGACAAAAGCAACTTTACGCTTTATCAAGATGACTCACAGGTGTCTACGATCTCTCCAGATGACTACAATGAAGTATTATCTTCAAGCTCTCTAAATGCAGACAAAGTATCAAAAGGCGGTCTTTTCTTTGTTGTTGATAAAGACAAAGACTATCAGCTTGTGTACAATGAGCCAGGTAGTGGTTCTAAAAAAGATGACAAAACACTAGAATTCGATATTAAAGGTAAAGACTTAATGAAAAAAGCAGATACACTTCAAGCATCTGCAAAAGCTCTTTCTTCTTATATTGATGTGATGATTTTCGGTAAGAATAACGACGAGTTCGAAAAACTAACAGGTGATAACAAATCAACTGTAGTCAACCAATTTGATAAATCATTCAAACAAGGCTACATCACGTCATCAGGTATTTCTTCTAGCTCAGCGAAGGACGAAAACCTTGATAAGCTTCTAAAAGCTGTGAAAGAAACATTAGCTGAAAAATCAAAAGTATCAACAAAAACAAAAGCGATCAGTGGTGATAAAGCTGTTGTGACTGTAACTCTTACACCAATTGATGCAAGCCCGCTTGTCGATCGTTTAAAAGAAAAAGCGACTGAGTTCTACAGCAAAAACCGTTCAGCTTCTTACGATGAAGCTCAAAAATACCTACTCTCGATCTACCCAGAAGAGTTCAAAAAATTAGGACCATCATCTTCTGAAGAAACAGTAGAAGTCAACATGAAGAAAAATGACATCGACCAATGGAAACTTGATTTGAACGATTACAAAACAAGCTCATTGGTTGAAAAGTTCATCAAGAACTAA
- a CDS encoding LytR/AlgR family response regulator transcription factor, with protein sequence MIKVGLVDDYRVDLEKLHAIVGRMETVEIVFVTQSAEDAYEKVKKGDIDLLFADIEMPGMSGYELADLIHSHALNVDVVFMTGNSGYAVHAFDLNVHDYIMKPYQADRIAKSLERYMSTKQEKSIHGRLLIKQQSDIHVLQKKDVIFVERTGRSTTIVTTTGDIQTYQTLNELKGDLAEKDFIRSHRSFIINIHYIKNFSAYAKNSFIVSFEGTDKKAMITKQQLEYFKKYYF encoded by the coding sequence ATGATAAAAGTAGGTCTCGTTGACGATTACCGAGTAGATTTAGAAAAACTGCATGCCATTGTAGGCAGAATGGAGACTGTGGAGATTGTCTTTGTCACGCAGTCAGCAGAGGATGCTTACGAGAAGGTCAAAAAAGGAGATATTGATCTGTTGTTCGCAGACATTGAAATGCCCGGAATGTCCGGTTATGAATTAGCGGATCTCATTCACTCTCATGCACTGAATGTCGATGTTGTCTTTATGACAGGAAACAGCGGATATGCGGTCCATGCGTTTGATTTAAATGTTCACGATTATATTATGAAGCCCTACCAAGCCGATCGAATTGCCAAATCCTTAGAACGCTACATGTCCACCAAGCAGGAGAAAAGCATTCATGGACGGCTTCTCATTAAACAGCAGTCAGATATTCATGTGCTGCAAAAGAAGGATGTCATTTTTGTTGAGCGAACAGGCAGGTCAACCACCATTGTCACAACAACAGGAGATATCCAAACATATCAGACATTAAACGAGTTAAAGGGCGATCTAGCTGAAAAAGATTTTATCCGCTCCCACCGATCGTTTATCATCAATATTCATTACATTAAGAACTTCTCGGCGTATGCCAAAAATTCATTTATCGTGTCTTTTGAAGGTACAGATAAAAAAGCCATGATAACCAAGCAGCAATTAGAATACTTTAAGAAATACTATTTTTAA
- a CDS encoding aldo/keto reductase, producing MKKVTLGRTNLQVNPIGLGTNAVGGHNLFPNLSEDAGRELVETALDQGVNFLDSAFIYGLGRSEELIGEIIAKRGGRENLVLATKGAHKEVNGQIELDNSRDFLREQVENSLKRLQTDYIDLYYMHFPDGRTPLEEVAGTLKELKDEGKIRAIGASNLDFEQLQAFNRDGYLDVLQSEYSLLKREAEQDLLPYCVEHRISFIPYFPLASGLLTGKFTKDATFDDIRAKDPLFQGEAFLQNLEKVDKLKAIAQSKNAETAHVALAWLLAQDGIDAIIPGAKRAEQVQQNLKTNEVQLTKEEINQIDHIFS from the coding sequence TTGAAAAAGGTAACGCTTGGACGAACTAATTTACAGGTGAATCCGATAGGGCTTGGTACGAACGCGGTAGGTGGACATAATTTGTTCCCGAACCTGAGTGAAGATGCCGGACGAGAGCTTGTGGAGACAGCTCTTGATCAAGGTGTCAATTTCTTAGATTCTGCTTTTATTTATGGACTGGGCCGTTCAGAGGAATTGATTGGTGAGATTATTGCCAAAAGAGGCGGTAGAGAAAACCTTGTCCTTGCGACAAAGGGGGCTCATAAAGAAGTAAACGGACAAATTGAATTGGATAACAGCCGAGACTTTTTAAGAGAGCAGGTCGAAAATAGCCTGAAACGACTGCAAACAGATTATATTGATTTATACTATATGCATTTCCCGGACGGCCGGACACCGCTGGAAGAAGTAGCAGGCACATTAAAGGAATTGAAGGATGAAGGGAAAATCAGGGCCATTGGTGCATCAAATCTTGATTTTGAACAGCTTCAAGCCTTTAATCGAGATGGCTACTTAGATGTGCTTCAGTCGGAGTATTCTTTGCTGAAACGTGAGGCAGAGCAGGATCTTCTCCCATACTGCGTCGAGCATCGTATTTCCTTTATTCCGTATTTCCCGTTGGCGTCAGGTTTGTTGACTGGTAAATTTACGAAGGATGCCACATTTGATGATATTCGAGCAAAAGATCCGCTTTTCCAAGGCGAGGCGTTCCTTCAAAACCTCGAAAAAGTAGACAAGCTGAAGGCAATTGCACAATCAAAGAACGCCGAAACGGCACACGTTGCACTCGCTTGGCTTTTAGCACAGGACGGCATCGACGCCATTATTCCAGGTGCAAAACGAGCTGAGCAAGTTCAGCAAAACCTAAAAACAAACGAAGTTCAATTAACAAAAGAGGAAATCAATCAAATTGACCACATTTTCTCTTAA